In Thermodesulfitimonas autotrophica, the following proteins share a genomic window:
- a CDS encoding FAD-dependent oxidoreductase encodes MMETNLPALDERLITRAIITRYTELLLSLSEVEVAVVGAGPSGLSAAYYLAGSGIKTAVFERRASVGGGMWGGGMMFNQIVFQEPAREIFQNLRKHRRGLPGPLRYWDGR; translated from the coding sequence ATGATGGAAACCAATCTTCCTGCGCTCGATGAGCGACTGATCACCCGGGCGATAATAACCCGGTATACCGAACTGCTTCTTTCCCTCAGTGAGGTCGAAGTGGCGGTGGTCGGTGCCGGGCCTTCGGGGCTTTCGGCCGCGTATTATCTGGCCGGCAGCGGCATCAAAACAGCAGTCTTTGAGCGCCGCGCAAGCGTCGGCGGGGGAATGTGGGGCGGCGGGATGATGTTCAACCAGATCGTCTTCCAGGAGCCCGCCCGGGAAATATTTCAAAATCTTAGAAAACACCGGCGAGGTCTACCCGGGCCTCTACGTTACTGGGATGGCCGCTAA
- a CDS encoding GGDEF domain-containing protein: MLQTFAQWSYNTKVLFVSHVLLEGALLVWVVVSIYMATRFFRDRIMVTLLVLGLVSFIVGATAHIYDYIRPLSLWQHVFLADLAHCGGYIFLSSSIGYLVYRYLKLHEALKREATTDFLTSLCNRRYFYRRLAEAIERYQKHGEPFGVAVLDVDELKEINDKYGHLRGDEILKEIAQALRRAVRASDCVARFGGDEFVILFVGAPNEEGLIERLQREIESCATTLSIGMAFCPKDGTTADELITTADNRMYKAKMDKAGKKKPLPAEVLQ, from the coding sequence GTGCTCCAGACCTTCGCTCAGTGGAGCTATAACACTAAGGTTCTCTTTGTTTCCCACGTGCTCCTGGAAGGAGCGCTGCTCGTTTGGGTTGTCGTGTCTATTTACATGGCTACCCGTTTTTTCCGGGACCGGATAATGGTCACCCTGCTCGTGCTCGGTTTGGTTTCCTTCATCGTCGGGGCCACAGCGCATATTTACGATTATATTCGACCCTTGAGCCTCTGGCAACATGTTTTCTTGGCCGACTTGGCCCATTGCGGTGGTTATATTTTCCTCTCTTCCAGCATCGGCTACCTGGTTTACCGTTATCTAAAGCTCCACGAGGCGCTCAAGCGCGAAGCCACGACCGACTTCTTAACCAGTCTTTGCAACCGGCGTTATTTCTACCGGCGGCTCGCCGAAGCGATCGAACGGTACCAGAAACATGGGGAGCCCTTCGGGGTCGCGGTCTTAGATGTTGACGAACTGAAGGAAATCAACGATAAATACGGCCATCTGCGGGGCGATGAGATCCTGAAAGAGATAGCCCAGGCGCTGCGGCGGGCGGTCCGCGCTTCCGACTGCGTCGCCCGCTTCGGCGGTGACGAATTCGTTATCCTCTTCGTCGGTGCGCCGAACGAAGAGGGGTTGATAGAACGTTTACAGCGCGAGATCGAAAGCTGCGCGACAACCTTAAGCATCGGTATGGCCTTTTGCCCCAAAGACGGCACCACCGCCGACGAGCTTATCACCACGGCGGATAACCGGATGTACAAAGCGAAAATGGATAAGGCGGGCAAAAAAAAACCCCTTCCGGCAGAGGTGCTGCAGTAG
- a CDS encoding GGDEF domain-containing protein, giving the protein MPDLLLSSAGTLAQTAPVVSEIAWFAVIACACRYLKNRRAATLLAVGVLSFVTGWAIRLLSDCAKLPGELIAGSDLAIALSFILMLVSIVYLARIGWRTAHLLKYEAESDPLTGAYNRRYFLRALQAALAEAEAGFAVAIIDIDNMKEINDNFGHHKGDEVLQRVARTLREGVRQTDVVARLGGDEFGVIFRKANGDTGVLLERLRKQLDASGVAASFGLASCPQDGKEIERLLAVADARMYRQKKARKNRAARGGAGELKNPVLLTAAR; this is encoded by the coding sequence ATGCCGGACCTGCTCTTAAGCTCCGCAGGTACGCTTGCCCAGACGGCACCGGTGGTGAGCGAGATCGCTTGGTTTGCCGTAATCGCTTGCGCCTGCCGCTATTTAAAAAACCGCCGCGCGGCTACGCTGCTCGCGGTTGGGGTTCTGAGCTTCGTTACCGGCTGGGCCATTCGCCTTCTATCGGATTGCGCAAAGCTACCGGGGGAGCTTATTGCAGGCAGCGACCTCGCGATCGCCCTGAGCTTTATCCTGATGCTGGTAAGCATCGTCTATCTGGCCCGCATCGGGTGGCGGACGGCTCACCTGCTGAAGTACGAAGCAGAATCTGACCCGCTGACCGGAGCTTACAACCGGCGGTACTTCTTGCGCGCGCTCCAGGCAGCGCTTGCGGAAGCCGAAGCGGGATTTGCGGTAGCGATTATCGACATCGACAATATGAAGGAAATTAACGATAACTTCGGCCACCATAAAGGAGACGAGGTGCTCCAGCGAGTGGCCCGGACACTCCGGGAAGGGGTGCGCCAGACCGACGTGGTCGCCCGCCTCGGTGGCGACGAGTTCGGCGTTATTTTCAGGAAGGCTAATGGCGACACGGGCGTGTTACTGGAACGCCTCCGGAAACAGCTTGACGCCAGCGGGGTGGCGGCGAGCTTCGGCCTCGCCTCCTGCCCGCAGGACGGAAAAGAAATCGAGAGGTTATTAGCGGTGGCGGACGCGCGGATGTACCGGCAGAAGAAAGCACGCAAGAACCGTGCCGCCAGGGGAGGCGCGGGAGAGCTTAAAAATCCTGTCCTCCTAACCGCGGCGCGTTAA
- a CDS encoding flavin reductase family protein, with translation MQQKVPVATAYRLLTPGWVVLIATEKGGRYNVMTASWQMPVSVSPPLIAVSVAKKHLTAEYILAGKNFTVNVPGRNLLPQVHYCGTVSGREADKFAATGLTPVRGEKVAAPLIAECLAGIECRLWNAYDGGDHYIFVGEVVAAVVAAEHFENHWLLSRGDESFPVNHLGGPLYAVPGKMVRVFKEGQDFTVEEKLLVAKF, from the coding sequence ATGCAGCAAAAAGTCCCGGTGGCGACGGCCTACCGCCTGTTGACGCCCGGCTGGGTGGTTTTGATAGCCACCGAAAAGGGGGGCCGGTACAACGTGATGACCGCCTCCTGGCAGATGCCTGTAAGCGTCAGTCCGCCGCTTATCGCTGTTTCCGTCGCCAAAAAGCACCTGACGGCGGAGTATATCCTGGCGGGCAAAAACTTTACCGTTAACGTTCCCGGGCGGAACCTCCTGCCCCAGGTCCATTATTGCGGCACCGTCTCCGGGAGAGAGGCGGATAAGTTTGCGGCGACGGGCCTGACGCCGGTGCGGGGCGAGAAGGTTGCGGCACCGCTCATCGCGGAGTGCCTGGCGGGAATCGAATGCCGCCTCTGGAATGCTTACGACGGGGGAGACCACTACATCTTTGTCGGCGAAGTGGTGGCCGCGGTAGTGGCGGCAGAGCATTTCGAGAACCACTGGCTGCTATCCCGCGGGGACGAGAGCTTCCCGGTCAACCATTTGGGCGGACCACTTTATGCCGTGCCGGGCAAGATGGTGCGTGTTTTTAAGGAGGGGCAAGATTTTACCGTCGAAGAGAAGTTGCTGGTGGCGAAGTTCTAA
- the cybH gene encoding Ni/Fe-hydrogenase, b-type cytochrome subunit: protein MRRVLVWELPVRVFHWATALSIFALALTGYYIGNPFVIVSGDAAQAYLMGWMRAVHFVAAFVLGIALLVRIYWFFRGNRYASWREWIPTSRERWSFFWRQLKYYLFLQRERPLYVGHNPVAGLSYLVVGLLILVQGLTGFALYAEAFQDGFWRFFFGWLLVLFANQDLRLIHHVTMWLILAFFVVHLYMGILAEIEERNGTLGSIVSGVKFEEPRGAE, encoded by the coding sequence ATGAGACGAGTGCTGGTATGGGAACTTCCGGTACGCGTCTTCCACTGGGCCACGGCGCTCAGCATCTTCGCCCTGGCGCTTACGGGTTATTATATCGGTAACCCCTTCGTGATCGTGTCTGGTGATGCCGCGCAGGCTTACCTGATGGGGTGGATGCGCGCTGTCCATTTTGTGGCTGCCTTTGTTTTAGGGATAGCCCTGCTGGTACGCATTTACTGGTTCTTCCGCGGGAACCGCTACGCCAGTTGGCGCGAGTGGATCCCCACCAGCCGGGAGCGCTGGAGCTTTTTCTGGCGGCAACTCAAGTACTATCTCTTCCTGCAGCGGGAACGCCCTCTCTACGTAGGGCATAACCCGGTGGCCGGGCTAAGCTATCTGGTTGTGGGGCTGTTAATCCTGGTGCAAGGCCTCACCGGGTTCGCGCTTTACGCCGAAGCTTTTCAGGATGGTTTCTGGCGGTTTTTCTTCGGGTGGCTCCTGGTCCTCTTTGCCAACCAGGACCTCCGCCTCATCCACCACGTTACTATGTGGCTCATTCTCGCCTTCTTTGTCGTACATCTTTATATGGGTATCCTGGCGGAGATTGAGGAGCGTAACGGGACCCTTGGCAGTATCGTTAGCGGTGTCAAGTTTGAGGAGCCAAGGGGTGCTGAATAG
- a CDS encoding RrF2 family transcriptional regulator: MKLSTRIRYGVRALMDIAEHSTAGPVSLKDVARRQGVSEQYLEQLVLLLKGAGFVRSVRGAHGGFVLSRQATEIRLSEIVEILGGTIMLVDCLYDQEVCTRADCCAIRDVWREANEAFRNVLAAVTLADLVERQRRKLEHPRQKRGTRSGKQRA; the protein is encoded by the coding sequence ATGAAACTCTCAACAAGGATTCGCTACGGCGTCAGGGCGCTAATGGATATTGCCGAACATAGCACGGCAGGGCCGGTAAGCCTGAAGGACGTTGCCCGCCGCCAAGGGGTCTCGGAACAATATTTAGAACAACTGGTACTGCTACTGAAGGGAGCGGGGTTTGTTAGGAGCGTCCGGGGCGCTCACGGAGGCTTCGTGCTGAGCAGGCAGGCCACGGAGATCCGCCTGAGTGAAATCGTGGAAATCCTAGGCGGGACCATCATGTTGGTAGACTGCCTTTACGACCAGGAGGTATGTACGCGGGCCGACTGCTGCGCCATCCGGGACGTATGGCGCGAAGCCAACGAAGCCTTCCGCAACGTGTTGGCCGCGGTAACCCTGGCTGACCTCGTGGAGCGGCAGCGAAGAAAACTAGAGCATCCGCGTCAGAAAAGAGGGACCAGAAGTGGAAAGCAACGGGCTTAA
- a CDS encoding nickel-dependent hydrogenase large subunit, giving the protein MPRVVIDPVTRIEGHLRIEAEVSGRNVASAWSSGTMFRGLETILKGRDPRDAWLFTQRICGVCTTVHAICSVRAVEDALGIQIPPNARMIRNIIEGIQYVQDHVIHFYHLHALDWVDIVKALDADPAKTSQLAQSISDWPKSSAAYFKGVKERVQAFVKSGQLGPFANAYWGHPAYKLPPEANLMAVAHYLEALEWQREVIKAHAILGGKNPHLQTYLVGGMSCPVDPNSQAGLNADSIAYLKELFAKAKEFVEKVYLPDVLAVAPFYLDWAKVGEGLGNFLSFGDFPLTDTKSSDDPGDLFLPRGVILNRDLKTVHPVDQKKVAEYVTHSWYSYEDDKKSKHPWEGETRPNYTGPKPPYKYLNVDGKYSWLKAPRYDDKAVEVGPLARMLVAYAAGHPRVKHWIDAVLAKLRVGPEALFSTLGRTAARCIETVVIAEQLIPWTDELAANISKGDLRIHEQKHWEPSTWPKEAEGWGWTEAPRGALGHWVRIKDGKIENYQCIVPTTWNASPRDASGQPGAYEAALVGTPVADPEKPLEILRTIHSFDPCIACAVHMVEPRGRKTFYISGC; this is encoded by the coding sequence ATGCCCAGGGTTGTTATTGACCCTGTAACCCGAATTGAGGGCCATTTGCGAATTGAGGCGGAGGTTTCAGGTAGAAACGTAGCCAGTGCATGGAGCAGTGGCACCATGTTTCGGGGTCTCGAAACCATTTTAAAAGGTCGCGATCCCCGGGATGCTTGGCTTTTTACCCAGCGGATATGCGGCGTCTGTACGACGGTCCACGCCATTTGTTCCGTGCGGGCGGTAGAAGATGCCCTTGGCATTCAGATTCCGCCGAACGCGCGGATGATCCGCAACATCATTGAAGGTATCCAGTATGTCCAGGACCATGTGATTCACTTCTATCACCTCCACGCTTTAGACTGGGTGGATATTGTTAAAGCGTTGGACGCAGATCCGGCGAAAACATCTCAATTAGCGCAGTCTATTTCCGACTGGCCTAAGTCCAGCGCGGCTTATTTCAAAGGCGTCAAGGAACGCGTCCAGGCTTTCGTAAAAAGCGGCCAACTGGGGCCCTTTGCTAACGCTTACTGGGGGCACCCGGCGTACAAGCTGCCACCGGAGGCTAACCTGATGGCTGTAGCGCACTATCTGGAGGCGCTGGAGTGGCAGCGGGAGGTGATTAAGGCCCACGCGATTTTAGGCGGCAAGAACCCTCACCTCCAGACTTATCTAGTGGGCGGAATGTCGTGCCCGGTAGACCCGAACAGTCAGGCGGGTCTGAACGCCGATAGTATCGCCTACCTCAAAGAGCTTTTCGCCAAGGCGAAGGAGTTTGTGGAAAAGGTTTACCTCCCGGATGTGCTGGCGGTAGCGCCCTTCTATTTAGACTGGGCCAAAGTGGGCGAGGGACTAGGCAACTTCCTTAGCTTCGGGGACTTTCCCCTCACCGACACCAAGAGTAGCGACGATCCCGGTGACCTCTTCCTGCCCCGCGGGGTTATCCTGAACCGGGATCTGAAGACCGTCCATCCGGTTGACCAGAAAAAGGTGGCCGAGTATGTAACCCATTCGTGGTATTCCTACGAAGATGATAAGAAATCCAAACACCCGTGGGAGGGAGAAACCCGGCCCAACTACACCGGTCCCAAGCCGCCTTATAAGTACCTGAACGTAGACGGGAAGTATTCCTGGCTTAAAGCCCCGCGTTACGACGACAAAGCGGTGGAAGTGGGACCGCTGGCGAGGATGCTTGTGGCTTACGCCGCCGGGCACCCACGGGTGAAGCATTGGATAGACGCTGTGCTGGCGAAGTTACGCGTCGGGCCGGAGGCCCTCTTTTCCACCCTGGGCCGGACCGCTGCCCGCTGCATCGAAACGGTCGTCATCGCCGAGCAGTTAATCCCGTGGACCGACGAACTGGCGGCCAATATCAGCAAAGGCGACTTGCGCATCCACGAGCAGAAGCACTGGGAGCCGTCCACCTGGCCTAAGGAAGCGGAAGGTTGGGGCTGGACGGAGGCGCCGCGGGGAGCATTGGGTCACTGGGTGAGGATCAAGGACGGCAAGATCGAAAATTACCAGTGTATTGTGCCCACCACCTGGAACGCTTCACCGCGGGATGCAAGTGGCCAGCCCGGCGCTTACGAGGCGGCCCTTGTCGGTACTCCTGTTGCGGATCCGGAAAAGCCGTTGGAGATTTTACGTACCATCCACTCCTTCGATCCGTGTATAGCCTGCGCAGTTCACATGGTAGAGCCACGCGGTCGTAAAACCTTCTATATAAGTGGCTGCTAA
- the nadA gene encoding quinolinate synthase NadA has protein sequence MESNGLKERIAALKAEKKAVILAHNYQRAEVQDVADFVGDSLELSQQAAKTDAEVIVFCGVHFMAETAAIICPGKRVLLPDLTAGCRMADMVTPANLEAIKRQFPQALVVCYVNSSAAVKAASDVCCTSANAVRVVEALGDQEILFIPDQHLGEYVREVTGKQVILWPGFCPTHVAIRREEILKLKALYPDAPVVVHPECRREVRELADAVLSTGGICRYAREKDFETLIVGTEVGILHRLRKENPGKRFIPASKRAVCPNMKRITLEKIVRALETLQPEVTVPEEIRLTAHRALERMFALTGQDTSKAPDALPSSLNAPVSGA, from the coding sequence GTGGAAAGCAACGGGCTTAAAGAGCGGATCGCGGCCCTGAAAGCCGAAAAGAAGGCCGTCATCCTCGCCCATAACTACCAGCGGGCCGAGGTTCAGGACGTGGCCGACTTTGTCGGCGACAGCCTGGAGCTGAGCCAGCAAGCGGCGAAAACGGACGCGGAAGTGATCGTCTTTTGCGGCGTCCACTTTATGGCCGAAACCGCGGCGATCATCTGCCCCGGAAAACGGGTCCTCTTACCCGATCTCACAGCCGGATGCCGGATGGCAGATATGGTCACGCCCGCGAATCTGGAAGCGATCAAACGGCAGTTTCCCCAGGCGCTCGTGGTCTGTTACGTGAACTCCAGCGCTGCGGTCAAGGCAGCGAGCGACGTCTGCTGCACCTCGGCCAACGCCGTTCGCGTCGTGGAAGCGCTTGGGGATCAGGAGATTTTGTTCATCCCCGACCAACACCTAGGCGAGTATGTCCGCGAGGTTACGGGTAAGCAGGTGATCCTGTGGCCCGGGTTCTGCCCCACCCACGTCGCCATCAGACGGGAAGAGATCCTAAAGCTGAAGGCACTCTACCCAGATGCCCCCGTCGTGGTTCACCCCGAGTGCCGACGTGAGGTAAGGGAACTCGCGGACGCAGTGCTGAGCACGGGGGGCATCTGCCGCTACGCCAGGGAAAAGGATTTCGAAACCCTCATTGTGGGCACCGAGGTGGGCATCCTTCACCGGCTACGCAAGGAAAACCCGGGGAAGAGGTTCATCCCGGCTTCAAAAAGAGCGGTCTGCCCCAACATGAAGCGGATTACTTTAGAAAAAATTGTCCGGGCGCTGGAAACTTTGCAGCCAGAGGTGACCGTGCCGGAAGAAATCCGGCTAACGGCCCACCGCGCGCTGGAGCGGATGTTTGCGCTCACCGGTCAGGATACGTCCAAGGCACCGGACGCGCTGCCATCGTCTTTAAATGCGCCCGTTTCCGGAGCTTAA
- the nifU gene encoding Fe-S cluster assembly scaffold protein NifU, with protein sequence MYSAKVMEHFLHPRNVGVIEDADGVGEVGNPACGDVMTFYVKVKEDRIAEVKFQTFGCAAAIAVASMVSEMAKGKHISEALKITNRDVAEALEGLPKQKLHCSNLGADALHKAIEDYLARKKEKEAGDDGNQSSCAR encoded by the coding sequence GTGTACAGCGCTAAGGTGATGGAGCACTTTTTGCACCCGCGCAACGTGGGCGTCATTGAGGACGCCGACGGCGTCGGCGAGGTGGGCAACCCTGCCTGCGGGGATGTGATGACCTTTTACGTCAAGGTCAAGGAAGACCGGATCGCGGAGGTCAAGTTTCAGACCTTCGGTTGCGCCGCAGCGATCGCCGTTGCCAGCATGGTCAGCGAGATGGCCAAGGGCAAACACATTTCGGAGGCACTCAAAATCACGAACAGGGACGTTGCGGAAGCCCTGGAGGGTTTACCGAAACAAAAACTCCACTGCTCCAACCTTGGAGCCGACGCCCTGCACAAAGCGATCGAGGATTACCTGGCGCGCAAAAAAGAAAAGGAGGCTGGAGATGATGGAAACCAATCTTCCTGCGCTCGATGA
- a CDS encoding MOSC domain-containing protein, translating to MRNNEGTRGRIIAVCLSKNKGERKENIGKGRLVAGHGLEGDAHAGNWHRQVSLLALESIEKMRARGLEVGPGDFAENITTQGLNLTRLPVGTLLRIGTALGEVTQIGKACHTACAIRRQAGDCIMPREGIFVRIIESGAVEVGDTVEVVAIGCPPERR from the coding sequence ATGCGAAATAACGAAGGAACACGGGGCCGGATCATAGCTGTGTGTCTGAGCAAGAACAAGGGCGAACGAAAAGAAAACATAGGGAAAGGTAGGCTGGTGGCCGGCCACGGTCTCGAAGGTGACGCCCACGCAGGTAACTGGCACCGCCAGGTAAGCCTCCTTGCCCTCGAAAGCATCGAAAAGATGCGGGCGCGAGGTTTGGAAGTTGGCCCCGGAGACTTCGCGGAAAACATCACTACCCAAGGGCTGAACCTTACCCGCCTACCCGTGGGGACCCTCCTGCGGATCGGCACCGCGCTCGGAGAGGTGACTCAGATCGGGAAGGCGTGCCACACCGCCTGCGCCATCAGGCGCCAGGCGGGGGACTGCATTATGCCCCGCGAGGGGATCTTCGTCCGGATAATCGAAAGCGGCGCGGTCGAGGTAGGAGACACTGTGGAAGTGGTCGCTATAGGCTGCCCACCCGAGCGACGATAA
- a CDS encoding cysteine desulfurase family protein: protein MVYLDYIAAAPVLPEVYEAMLPYFTEHWGNPSSIHELGEKAREALEKARAQVADLIGAAPEEIIFTSCGTEANNFALKGIAWAHQNRGKHIVISSVEHFSIMHCAKTLERWGFEVTRLPVDSYGMVNPADVEKALRPDTILVSVMHANNEVGTIQPIAEIGRLCRERNVLFHTDAVATVGLIPVNVEELNVDLLTLSANTFYGPKGAAALYLRKGVRIQPLLDGGIQERGLRAGTENVPAIVGMGVAAAIAKKETNSRIRHLQALRDRLIEELPKRIPDTILLGHPHQRLPNNVSVAIEYVEGESMLLFMDMAGIRISSGSACVSRSLKVSHVMLAMGISAATAQGSLVFTLGIHNTEKDVDRVLAALPPVVQRLREMSPLYHKAKRAQASKQLSGGGHSVQR, encoded by the coding sequence TTGGTCTATCTTGATTATATCGCCGCGGCCCCGGTACTCCCGGAGGTTTACGAGGCGATGCTTCCCTACTTTACAGAGCACTGGGGTAATCCCTCCAGCATCCACGAACTGGGGGAAAAAGCCCGGGAAGCGCTGGAGAAGGCGCGGGCTCAGGTGGCCGACTTGATCGGAGCAGCACCGGAGGAAATAATCTTCACCTCCTGCGGAACCGAGGCCAACAACTTTGCGCTCAAAGGCATCGCTTGGGCCCACCAGAACCGGGGTAAACACATCGTCATCAGTTCGGTAGAGCACTTTTCCATTATGCACTGCGCCAAAACGCTGGAACGTTGGGGGTTCGAAGTAACCCGCCTACCGGTTGATTCATACGGCATGGTAAATCCGGCGGATGTGGAAAAGGCGCTCCGGCCCGACACCATCCTCGTTTCGGTAATGCACGCCAACAACGAAGTAGGTACGATCCAGCCCATCGCTGAAATCGGGCGCCTCTGCCGCGAAAGAAACGTCCTTTTCCATACCGACGCCGTGGCCACGGTGGGACTGATCCCGGTCAACGTAGAGGAGTTGAACGTGGATCTTTTAACCCTTTCCGCCAACACCTTTTACGGTCCCAAGGGTGCAGCCGCCCTCTACCTCCGGAAGGGAGTCCGGATCCAACCGCTGCTTGACGGCGGAATTCAAGAGCGAGGGCTTCGGGCAGGCACGGAAAACGTACCCGCAATTGTTGGGATGGGTGTAGCTGCTGCGATCGCCAAAAAAGAGACGAACTCCCGCATCCGGCACCTGCAGGCTTTGCGCGACCGCCTGATCGAGGAGCTGCCTAAACGCATTCCCGACACCATCCTCCTCGGGCATCCCCACCAGCGCCTGCCCAACAACGTCAGCGTGGCCATCGAATACGTCGAGGGCGAGTCAATGCTCCTCTTTATGGATATGGCAGGCATCAGGATCTCCAGCGGCTCGGCCTGTGTTTCCCGCAGCTTAAAGGTCTCCCACGTAATGCTGGCTATGGGGATAAGCGCAGCCACCGCCCAGGGCTCGCTGGTATTCACCCTGGGCATCCACAACACCGAAAAGGACGTGGACCGGGTGCTCGCGGCCCTGCCGCCAGTGGTGCAGCGGCTGCGGGAAATGTCGCCCCTCTACCATAAGGCGAAGCGCGCGCAGGCAAGCAAACAACTTTCGGGAGGTGGCCACAGTGTACAGCGCTAA
- a CDS encoding MFS transporter, with protein MKRRSRGIHYGWVILAMGMIAALGAHGFGRMAYTLILPAMKEGLALSYTQAGLLGTANFLGYLISAFCGGFLATRFNSRFVIGFSLLLMGCTMFLTGLAQSFSWAFAMRFLTGLGHGSAYVPSMALGSVWFARRYRGFATGVVSSGTGIGIVLGALLVPRILAVVGPSGWRYAWFCLGAALAAISFVCLTFLRPRPESLGLSPIGGDRAGDTEPRGTGDNPPDWRSVYRIRTIWHFGAVYFTFGLSYVIYLTFFAAYLRNEIGWSTAQASDLWGLVGMLTIFCGLIWGTLSDHVGRNRGLALAFFILTLSYLLFAFVKTAPALYLSAVLFGLTYAGIPTIMAAAAGDYLGRRLAPAGLGFLTLFFGIGQALGPAAGGYLAEICHTFTWSYTLAAAAAAIGMMGSLLLPSAATAGTEPLPLASRST; from the coding sequence ATGAAGCGCAGGAGCCGGGGCATCCATTACGGTTGGGTCATCCTTGCAATGGGAATGATAGCCGCACTCGGGGCGCACGGGTTTGGCCGTATGGCCTATACGCTCATCCTGCCGGCCATGAAAGAGGGCCTGGCCTTGAGCTACACCCAAGCAGGGCTTCTCGGCACCGCAAACTTCCTTGGTTACCTCATCTCGGCTTTCTGCGGCGGCTTCCTCGCCACGCGTTTCAACAGCCGCTTCGTTATCGGTTTCTCCCTTCTCCTGATGGGCTGCACCATGTTTCTCACGGGGCTGGCGCAGTCCTTCAGCTGGGCCTTCGCCATGCGGTTCCTCACCGGCTTGGGACATGGCAGTGCTTACGTCCCGTCCATGGCACTCGGCTCAGTTTGGTTTGCAAGGCGCTACCGGGGGTTCGCTACAGGCGTCGTCTCAAGCGGCACCGGCATCGGCATCGTGCTCGGCGCGCTCCTGGTGCCTCGCATCCTGGCAGTCGTTGGGCCGTCCGGCTGGCGTTACGCCTGGTTCTGCCTCGGGGCCGCGCTGGCGGCCATCAGTTTCGTCTGCCTCACCTTTCTACGTCCCCGGCCGGAGTCCCTGGGTCTCTCCCCCATTGGAGGAGACCGTGCCGGCGACACAGAGCCACGCGGTACCGGCGATAACCCTCCGGATTGGCGTTCGGTTTACCGTATAAGAACAATCTGGCATTTCGGGGCGGTCTATTTTACTTTCGGCCTCTCGTACGTAATCTATCTTACCTTCTTCGCCGCCTACTTGCGGAACGAGATCGGCTGGAGCACTGCACAGGCGAGCGATCTCTGGGGATTGGTCGGCATGCTCACCATCTTCTGCGGCCTCATCTGGGGCACCCTCTCCGACCACGTAGGGCGGAATCGCGGCCTCGCCCTCGCCTTTTTCATCCTCACGCTCTCATACTTGCTTTTTGCTTTCGTTAAGACCGCGCCGGCCCTTTATCTTTCGGCAGTACTTTTCGGCCTCACCTACGCCGGCATCCCGACAATCATGGCCGCAGCCGCGGGAGACTACCTCGGGCGCCGCCTGGCGCCGGCGGGGCTCGGCTTTCTTACGCTTTTCTTCGGTATCGGCCAGGCTCTCGGGCCGGCAGCCGGTGGCTACCTGGCCGAAATCTGCCATACCTTCACCTGGAGCTATACCCTGGCAGCCGCAGCCGCAGCGATAGGCATGATGGGTTCTCTTCTTTTGCCTTCTGCCGCCACAGCAGGAACGGAGCCCCTTCCCCTTGCTTCGCGTAGCACCTGA